The Paenibacillus amylolyticus genome contains the following window.
TCCGTGAGAAATTGATCTCATCTGTACCTTGGGATGATGCGGGTAACTTTGTTCGTTTCTCCGTAACCTTTGAAGCGAAGGGTGAAGAGGAAGAGAAACGCGTTATTGCTGAGATCAAACGTCGTCTGAGCGACGTACAATTCGAATTTTAATGTAACGTATCTATAGATTAAACATATGAAAACGAAGAGACCGGTAACGGTCTCTTTTTTATGCTCATATTAGATTTTTTTGAGTTACTCCCTTTACAAAATTATACAAGCAACATATGATTAGATCTTTACGTTATTTTTTATATACAGAAGTTGTTTTTGAAGGGAGTTATTACAATTGTTATCATCACGAACGAGTACGGTGTCATCACCAGCTGCTGGAGCAGGCAGTACAATATCAGGATTATTCAGATTGTTAAGACCCAAACAGTGGACTAAAAATTTGCTGTTATTTGCTGCGTTGCTATTTTCTTTTGAGGAGATTCGGACAGAAACCATTCTTGCGACTTTGCTTGGTTTTATTCTATTTAGCCTCGTTGCAGGCTGTGTTTATATTTTAAATGACTTTGTAGACCGGGACAGGGATCGACAGCATCCGGTGAAAAATATCGTCCCATGGCTTCTGGGCAGGTGAATCCGGCGCATGCTTTGGTGTTTGGCATTATTCTGTTAATGCTTTCCTTAGGAACGGCCTTCATGATGAACCCTCTATTCGGAGTGTTATGTATTGTCTATTTCCTGTTGAATGTATCATATTCATTTGTGCTGAAACATCTCGTCATTCTGGATATGATGACCATTGCAGCCGGCTTTGTGCTTCGTGCCATTGCAGGTGGAGTGCTGATTCATGTGCCATTCACACCGTGGTTTTTGATCTGTACCATGCTGTTGTCGTTGTTTTTGGCCATTGGCAAACGCAGAAATGAACTTACGTTGCTTGAGGGAAATACGGGGTCACACCGTAAGGTGTTGGACAACTACTCCATTACATTGCTGGATCAATTCAATACGATTGTGACGACAGCTACGATTATCAGTTACTCTCTATTCACATTTACTTCAGATCGGACCATTCACCTGATGTGGACCATTCCACTGGTCATTTACGGCATGTTCCGTTATCTGTATCTGATTCACATGAAGAACCAGGGCGGCTCGCCCGATCGTGTACTGTTTGAGGACAAGCCCATATTAATTACGGTAATTTTATATGTAATCAGTGTTGTTACCATTTTTACTATCTTTGAATAAAGGCTGAGGGGGATCAGGGTGAAGAGCACGAAAGTTGCAATTTTTGATATCGATAAAACGATTATACGCAGTGACTCCATGTTTCAATTTGTGTACTACGGTGTTCGCCGTTACCCGTGGCAGGTATGGAGATTACCTGTCATCGCATTACATACTGTTTTATTCAAGGCAGGTTTCATGACTGTTGAACAAGTCAAACGATCCTACTTTCAAGAAATTGAGCGTATGTCTGAAAAGGATCTCGAACATTTCTTTGATACCCGATTGCGTACGTCCATTTTTGCCGAGGCGAGTGTAGAGATGCAGCATCGCAAAGAAGCAGGATATCATGTCTTGCTGGTCACTGCATCTCCGCATGCCTATATGAAATATTTTAAAAACTTCCCCTGGGTGGATCATGTCATTGGAACTGAACTTGTCCGTCATGCGAATGGTTACACATGCAGGATTGATGGCAGCAATTGCAAAGGGGAAGAGAAGGTACGCCGAATTCAGGCTTATCTGAGGGAGAAGGATATGGTCATTGACTATGACCAGTCATGTTCCTACTCGGACTCGTTATCCGATCTTCCGGTCATCCAGCTTGTAAGTCAACGATACTTTATTAACAAGCGTGTTCCGGACATGGAGGCATTAACGTGGGGGAAATAAAATCGCGTCATACCGGTAAATGGTTGATGCTAATTTCGGCTTTTCTGACAGCAACGGGTCAATTGTTCTGGAAATGGGGACTAACCGAGTGGATCTACCTGGGCGTTGGTTTTCTGTGTTATGGACTTGGGGCCATTCTGATGATTAAAGCTTTTGCTCTGGAAAAACTCTCGGTGGCTTACCCTCTGATGTGTGCCAGCTACGTATTTGCCTTAATCTATGGATATTATTTGCTTGGAGAAGAAATTTCGGTGCAGAAGCTGGCAGCAGTTATGTTGCTTGGAATCGGGGTGACATTAACCAGTGTTGATCGATAGCTGGATGGTTGCCGTTTTAATTGTCATGACGTTGTGTGGTGCCCTGGGCGGGGCCGGACTGAAAGCTTATGCATCGAGTCGCAATCGTCTGCATGTTCTCATGGGACTTGGATTCTACGGAACGGGTGCGTTACTGAACATTGTATTGTTGAAGTTTCTTCCATTAACGATTGTGTTGCCCGCAAATGCATTAACGTATGTCTGGACCCTGATCATTGCGATGCTGGTTTTCAAAGAAAAGGTGGGCCCTTTACGCTGGATCGGTGTGGCCTGTATTATGGGTGGCCTATGTTTGTTGGTGTTCTAATTTGAACTAAAGATTATTTATACGAGCACTACGATGACAGAATAACCTTCCAATCGCTGTTATCCCCAGATTTTTTGATTCCTTTTCTTAATGGGAAATCCGGTGATAAAGGCGAACGCTCCGCTTTTTCAGGTCTTTTCTGTCCTCTCCGTTTTTGTATACATGATTAGTTCAAATTATATAGTTTTTTTATAAAATTTTTATTGGATGTGAAATGATAGCATGAAATTTTTGGACTACATATTCTATAATCGAAGAGCCAACTGGACAGCTTTTTACCTGTTTGCAGGATTTGCTCTGTTCTATGGTTTAATGAACGGCTCGTACGTTCTGTACATTGAAAATAATGCAGAAGTGCTCGGAGCGTATAGCCCATTTAATACGACGCTGTTTCCAATCAACTTATTCAACTTTGATCCATCGATGTATTACGGCGACAACAGTTCTTCCGTGATTCATCCGCTGATTTCCTTTCTGTCAGTCACCCTTGCGGCTGTAGCGAAGCTGCTGGGAGGCAACTGGTTCTTTCTAATTTTGCAATCGCTGGTGAATGCAGGTTCGGTGGTGCTGGCGTATCTCTTCCTGAGTCAAAAAGAAGATAAACCGACGATTATACCTTTGCTGTTCGCCTTACTGTTTGGTTTCAGTTCCTACCTCATGTATACTGCGTTGATCCCGGACTCGTATCCTTATGTACAGTTCGTTATTCTCTTCTCCGTGGTTTACATGCAGTACACTCGTGAGCGTCAGGACGTACGATATGTACCCAATGCGTTGCTTGCATCGATTAACTT
Protein-coding sequences here:
- a CDS encoding HAD family hydrolase translates to MKSTKVAIFDIDKTIIRSDSMFQFVYYGVRRYPWQVWRLPVIALHTVLFKAGFMTVEQVKRSYFQEIERMSEKDLEHFFDTRLRTSIFAEASVEMQHRKEAGYHVLLVTASPHAYMKYFKNFPWVDHVIGTELVRHANGYTCRIDGSNCKGEEKVRRIQAYLREKDMVIDYDQSCSYSDSLSDLPVIQLVSQRYFINKRVPDMEALTWGK
- a CDS encoding EamA family transporter, whose product is MLIDSWMVAVLIVMTLCGALGGAGLKAYASSRNRLHVLMGLGFYGTGALLNIVLLKFLPLTIVLPANALTYVWTLIIAMLVFKEKVGPLRWIGVACIMGGLCLLVF
- a CDS encoding EamA family transporter, yielding MGEIKSRHTGKWLMLISAFLTATGQLFWKWGLTEWIYLGVGFLCYGLGAILMIKAFALEKLSVAYPLMCASYVFALIYGYYLLGEEISVQKLAAVMLLGIGVTLTSVDR